Proteins encoded together in one Falco peregrinus isolate bFalPer1 chromosome 2, bFalPer1.pri, whole genome shotgun sequence window:
- the LOC129783770 gene encoding uncharacterized protein LOC129783770: MAWLPLLLTVLAHGTGSLVQAALTQPPSLSANPGQTIQITCSGEDSNYYGWYQQKAPGTGPVTVIYGSKGPSGIPLRFSGSLPSSTGTLTITGVQAEDEAVYYRGAPHGSADQHAGALQGGRAWVLWVHCCCLWCTGGSNADGAAEDASGRAPGTAELWCSLLLLPANYLVLWSCGLEKLGQTLLLSLGTPLWSLAPCQFRGDAHPPLMTNGASGPCVYGRGPPL; this comes from the exons ATGGCCTGGCTCCCTCTCCTGCTCACGGTGCTCGCCCACGGCACAG gtTCCCTGGTCCAGGCAGCGCTGACTCAGCCGCCCTCGTTGTCCGCAAACCCGGGACAAACCATCCAGATCACGTGCTCCGGGGAGGACAGCAACTACTATGGCTGGTACCAGCAGAAGGCACCTGGCACTGGCCCTGTCACTGTGATCTATGGCAGCAAGGGACCCTCGGGCATCCCTTTGCGATTCTCTGGATCCTTGCCCAGTAGCACAGGCACGTTAACCATCACTGGCGTCCAAGCTGAGGACGAGGCCGTCTATTACCGTGGTGCCCCACATGGCAGTGCTGATCAGCATGCAGGTGCTCTGCAGGGTGGCCGTGCTTGGGTGCTCTGGGTTCACTGTTGCTGTCTGTGGTGCACGGGTGGCAGCAATGCTGATGGTGCTGCTGAGGATGCCAGTGGCAGAGCTCCtggcactgcagagctgtggtgtagcttgttgctgctgcctgcaaacTATCTTGTGTTATGGTCCTGTGGCCTAGAGAAGCTGGGACAAACATTGTTGCTGTCTCTGGGCACCCCACTCTGGTCCTTGGCTCCATGCCAGTTCAGGGGTGATGCCCACCCTCCTCTAATGACTAACGGTGCCTCAGGGCCCTGTGTCTATGGGAGAGGCCCTCCCCTGTGA